The Brevibacillus brevis genome contains a region encoding:
- a CDS encoding nitrate/nitrite transporter, with amino-acid sequence MVRKWQLPLQTLSLTVGFMVWVILSSLMPFIKETVPMSASEVAWVTAIPVLLGSLLRIPVGYWSNRFGARILFSISFLLLLAPVFYISQATTYTDLLIGGLFLGIGGAVFSVGVTSLPKYYPKEKHGSVNGIYGMGNIGTAVTTFAAPVLAKSFGWASTVQMFMLLLAGFAALTFLMGDRNEPKVVTPLGQQIKSVYKNEKLWLISLFYFITFGCFVAFTVYLPNFLVSHFQLDKVDAGMRTAGFILLATLARPLGGWLGDRWNPFKALMIVFAGLALSGIVLSFSPSILMYTVGCLLVAICAGIGNGAVFKLVPMYFSRQAGIVNGIVSAMGGLGGFFPPLILTMLFNLTGHYAIGFMALSQFALASLVLVMWMFYQEKLQLAATIMEKTGEAILITDTRGVIKSANHAFTKVTGYEMNEVIGKSPNILKSGRQDADFYQKMWDSIKKNGYWQGEIWNRRKNGDQYLQWLTISAILDDAGDVEYYAGMFSELVEQRHG; translated from the coding sequence ATGGTACGAAAATGGCAGTTGCCGTTACAGACGTTGAGTCTTACGGTCGGTTTCATGGTATGGGTCATTCTGTCATCGCTCATGCCTTTTATCAAAGAAACCGTGCCCATGAGTGCAAGCGAAGTGGCGTGGGTGACAGCGATTCCTGTTCTTCTTGGATCGTTGCTGAGAATCCCTGTTGGATATTGGAGTAACCGATTTGGCGCGAGAATTTTATTTAGCATAAGCTTTCTCTTGCTGCTGGCTCCTGTTTTTTATATTAGCCAGGCGACCACTTATACAGATTTGTTAATCGGCGGGCTATTTTTGGGGATAGGCGGAGCGGTGTTTTCCGTTGGTGTCACTTCTCTACCGAAATACTATCCGAAAGAGAAGCATGGTTCTGTAAACGGAATCTACGGTATGGGGAATATTGGTACAGCGGTAACCACTTTTGCAGCGCCCGTTCTGGCTAAATCGTTTGGATGGGCCTCTACTGTACAGATGTTCATGTTATTACTCGCGGGATTCGCTGCGCTTACCTTCTTGATGGGGGATAGAAATGAACCTAAGGTAGTGACTCCTCTTGGTCAGCAGATAAAGAGTGTCTACAAAAACGAAAAACTATGGTTAATCAGTTTGTTCTACTTTATTACGTTTGGCTGCTTCGTCGCTTTCACCGTTTATCTCCCGAATTTTTTAGTAAGCCATTTCCAACTGGATAAAGTAGATGCAGGTATGAGAACAGCAGGGTTCATTCTTTTGGCGACACTTGCGAGACCATTGGGAGGCTGGTTAGGAGATAGGTGGAACCCCTTCAAGGCATTGATGATTGTGTTTGCCGGGCTCGCCTTGTCTGGTATTGTCTTATCGTTTTCGCCATCGATTTTGATGTATACAGTAGGGTGCTTGTTGGTAGCGATATGTGCCGGAATCGGTAACGGTGCCGTGTTCAAATTAGTGCCGATGTATTTCTCGCGACAAGCGGGGATTGTAAATGGGATCGTATCTGCCATGGGGGGATTAGGAGGATTTTTCCCGCCGTTGATCTTAACGATGCTGTTTAATCTAACCGGACATTACGCGATCGGTTTCATGGCGTTATCTCAGTTTGCGCTGGCAAGCTTGGTCTTGGTGATGTGGATGTTTTATCAAGAGAAGCTGCAGCTCGCCGCCACCATTATGGAAAAGACGGGAGAGGCGATACTGATTACCGATACACGAGGAGTTATTAAAAGCGCGAACCATGCTTTTACGAAAGTGACCGGTTATGAGATGAATGAGGTGATTGGCAAGTCCCCCAATATTTTAAAATCAGGCAGGCAGGATGCCGACTTCTATCAAAAGATGTGGGACTCGATCAAAAAGAACGGCTATTGGCAAGGTGAGATCTGGAATCGCCGGAAGAATGGGGATCAGTATCTCCAATGGTTAACGATCAGCGCGATTCTGGACGATGCAGGAGACGTCGAGTACTATGCGGGCATGTTCAGCGAGCTCGTGGAGCAAAGACATGGATAA
- a CDS encoding fibronectin type III domain-containing protein encodes MGNTKKYLTLLSLFFIMISLFSTSAFAATLGERLTAPEAGWQRIDSSNVPNIIFEGTFHDGPTNVGYKGSEKFTNTIGDKIKFEFSGTKLRLICGQFTNRSDEIEVYVDGVMATKMSQHGPHIGQVLKFEILDLPNTRHTVEIINKTSTSNTSMGLDAIDIDESGEILFPYEPLNLTASPNDPAIRLTWGSVNDATGYVIKRSTTPGGPYETIETNHMNTTYDDLNVEKGVTYYYVVTAIVNGVESTTSNEDDATLNGDKPTDPDPKPTGDNALLVIKMISGLEKEFELTASEVQDFIDWYNGRADGHGKETYMFDKDFNKGPFTARKDYVAFSKIQSFEVMEFTK; translated from the coding sequence TTGGGAAATACTAAAAAGTATCTTACGCTATTATCATTGTTTTTCATTATGATTTCTTTATTTTCAACAAGTGCTTTTGCTGCGACTCTGGGAGAACGATTAACAGCACCAGAAGCAGGATGGCAAAGAATTGATAGTAGTAATGTTCCAAATATCATATTTGAAGGTACCTTTCATGACGGGCCAACTAACGTTGGATACAAAGGTTCTGAGAAATTCACAAATACAATTGGAGATAAGATTAAATTCGAATTTTCTGGTACCAAATTACGTTTGATTTGTGGTCAATTTACTAATAGAAGTGATGAGATTGAGGTTTACGTTGATGGGGTTATGGCTACTAAAATGTCCCAACACGGTCCACATATTGGACAAGTGCTTAAGTTTGAAATATTGGATTTACCTAACACGAGACATACTGTGGAAATTATCAATAAAACTAGTACTTCCAATACCTCAATGGGTCTTGATGCTATTGATATTGATGAATCAGGTGAAATTTTGTTTCCATATGAACCCTTAAACCTCACCGCTTCACCTAATGATCCTGCTATCAGACTCACTTGGGGTTCTGTTAACGATGCAACAGGATACGTGATTAAGCGTTCTACAACACCTGGCGGACCATACGAAACTATCGAAACAAATCATATGAATACTACATACGACGATTTGAACGTTGAAAAAGGAGTAACTTATTACTATGTTGTTACTGCTATTGTTAATGGCGTAGAGAGCACAACTTCAAATGAAGATGACGCCACATTGAATGGTGATAAGCCAACTGATCCTGATCCTAAACCAACTGGTGATAATGCACTTCTTGTTATTAAAATGATCAGTGGCCTTGAAAAAGAATTTGAACTAACTGCATCTGAAGTACAAGACTTCATCGACTGGTATAATGGACGTGCAGATGGTCATGGCAAAGAAACATATATGTTCGATAAGGACTTTAACAAGGGGCCATTTACTGCTCGAAAAGATTATGTAGCATTCAGCAAAATTCAATCCTTTGAAGTAATGGAATTTACAAAATAA
- the hcp gene encoding hydroxylamine reductase — MFCYQCEQTPSGGCKVIGVCGKNEDLASIQDTIIFALKGIAAYATHARQLGYIDPEVDGITQEALYFTLTNVNFNLDEHLQMAMKVGKAAIKVMELLDRAHTDHFGVPQPITVSQNKIEGKCIIVTGHNLFALEELLKQTEGKGINVYTHSEMLPAHGYPALKKYPHLKGNIGKAWYDQRQLFEKFPGAILATTNCVMPIRGSYADRFFSYDITGLENVTKIVDNDFAPLIEKALSLPEVSIESDLTLTTGYHHKTVLGIAPDIIQAVKEGKIKRFFVIAGCDAPGKGGEYYRELATSLPPETVILTTSCGKFRFNDVDFGTVPGTNIPRYIDLGQCNNSVSTITIAAALADAFECEVNELPVSIVLSWFEQKAVAILLGLFSLGIQDIRIGPKLPEFIQPGVLQVLQDLFHIQLIGDAQEDMKQMLGITQ, encoded by the coding sequence ATGTTTTGTTATCAATGTGAACAGACTCCATCAGGTGGTTGTAAGGTCATCGGCGTTTGCGGAAAGAATGAAGATCTTGCGAGTATTCAGGATACAATAATTTTTGCTTTAAAAGGGATTGCAGCTTATGCCACACATGCTCGTCAACTGGGATATATCGATCCTGAAGTGGATGGGATTACTCAGGAAGCTCTCTATTTTACATTGACGAATGTGAATTTCAACTTGGACGAACATTTGCAAATGGCCATGAAAGTAGGCAAAGCCGCGATAAAAGTCATGGAGCTTTTGGATCGGGCCCATACGGATCATTTCGGAGTCCCGCAGCCAATCACAGTCTCGCAAAATAAAATAGAAGGAAAATGCATCATTGTTACGGGGCACAATCTGTTTGCTCTCGAAGAACTGTTAAAACAGACAGAAGGCAAAGGAATCAATGTGTATACGCATTCCGAAATGCTGCCTGCCCATGGCTATCCCGCACTGAAGAAATATCCTCATTTGAAAGGAAACATCGGGAAAGCATGGTACGATCAACGCCAGTTGTTTGAGAAATTTCCTGGCGCCATTCTGGCTACAACAAACTGTGTGATGCCTATTCGAGGCAGCTACGCCGATCGTTTCTTTTCGTATGATATAACTGGTTTGGAAAATGTAACGAAAATTGTAGATAACGATTTTGCGCCGCTCATTGAAAAAGCATTGTCACTTCCTGAGGTTTCTATCGAATCAGATCTGACATTGACGACCGGCTATCATCACAAAACGGTTCTCGGCATCGCCCCTGATATCATTCAGGCAGTCAAGGAAGGAAAGATCAAACGCTTCTTCGTCATCGCTGGTTGTGACGCTCCTGGAAAGGGAGGCGAGTATTACCGTGAATTGGCTACGTCCTTACCGCCAGAAACCGTCATTCTTACTACCTCCTGCGGAAAATTCCGTTTTAACGATGTAGATTTCGGCACCGTGCCAGGTACCAACATCCCAAGATATATCGATTTGGGACAGTGCAATAACTCCGTTTCTACCATTACGATTGCGGCAGCATTAGCCGATGCCTTCGAGTGTGAAGTGAACGAGCTGCCGGTAAGTATCGTTCTTTCCTGGTTTGAACAAAAAGCGGTTGCCATCCTGCTCGGTCTGTTTAGCCTGGGGATACAAGATATACGGATTGGCCCAAAATTGCCTGAGTTCATTCAGCCCGGGGTTCTGCAAGTACTGCAAGACTTGTTCCATATTCAGTTGATTGGTGATGCTCAAGAAGATATGAAGCAAATGCTCGGAATCACTCAATAG
- a CDS encoding 4Fe-4S dicluster domain-containing protein encodes MGKQVLYIEMDNCIGCRSCLAACTQCGGHDNRNRNYVLDVDPFINRQTIPLMCFHCVNPACARSCPAQAIQIADNGAVLSALVEKCIGCQNCTIACPYGIPKFDEEQNLMYKCDLCYDRTKEGIPPMCASVCPTNTLQWIEEAELEEKRAQIPLANGKWTASHDPDVLEGETNVKISLPGILQGKQKLF; translated from the coding sequence ATGGGTAAACAAGTCTTATACATCGAAATGGACAATTGCATCGGGTGTCGAAGCTGCTTGGCGGCGTGTACACAGTGTGGAGGTCACGACAACCGAAATCGAAACTACGTACTGGATGTGGACCCGTTTATCAACAGACAAACGATTCCTCTCATGTGCTTCCACTGTGTCAATCCTGCTTGTGCCCGCAGCTGTCCTGCTCAGGCGATTCAAATCGCAGATAATGGAGCCGTTTTGTCAGCATTGGTAGAGAAATGCATCGGTTGTCAAAACTGTACGATTGCATGCCCCTATGGGATTCCCAAATTTGATGAAGAGCAGAATCTCATGTACAAGTGCGATCTATGCTATGACCGTACAAAAGAGGGAATCCCGCCGATGTGCGCTTCGGTTTGCCCGACAAACACCTTGCAGTGGATTGAGGAAGCAGAGCTGGAAGAAAAACGGGCACAGATTCCTTTGGCCAATGGCAAATGGACTGCCAGCCACGACCCGGATGTGCTGGAAGGCGAAACCAATGTGAAAATTAGCCTGCCTGGCATTCTGCAGGGCAAACAGAAGCTATTCTAA
- a CDS encoding hemerythrin domain-containing protein, whose protein sequence is MMQEFEGKRKLCPALEKLKDEHLSLAEQMNELIHLATNLKSTAEPIRRKKGLTELHELGSTFFSELEHHSRREEEGLYPLMANYIEREMGPIAAMEEEHDLIKESLMSFIRIVEMEKSEPVEIAAVHTHLLKSVEILMEHFFKEESVLFPMAEYVLSDAEKEQLRVLFQD, encoded by the coding sequence ATGATGCAGGAGTTTGAAGGGAAGAGGAAGCTGTGTCCAGCTCTGGAAAAATTGAAAGACGAGCACCTATCATTGGCTGAGCAGATGAATGAGCTCATACATCTAGCAACTAACCTGAAATCTACTGCAGAACCCATTAGAAGAAAGAAAGGCTTAACGGAGCTTCATGAGCTGGGGTCCACGTTTTTTTCGGAACTGGAGCATCACTCCAGACGCGAGGAGGAAGGCCTGTATCCCCTGATGGCTAACTATATCGAACGGGAAATGGGACCGATTGCTGCCATGGAGGAAGAGCATGATCTTATTAAGGAAAGCCTGATGTCGTTTATTCGAATTGTGGAAATGGAAAAGTCTGAACCTGTTGAAATAGCAGCTGTCCACACTCATTTGCTGAAGTCAGTAGAAATACTCATGGAACATTTCTTTAAAGAAGAGAGTGTGCTGTTCCCGATGGCAGAATACGTACTGAGTGACGCAGAGAAAGAGCAGTTGCGAGTACTGTTTCAAGATTAA
- a CDS encoding Rieske (2Fe-2S) protein: protein MENEKTRPIPLKDDNYTHNINRSNERSLDRRSFMKTMVGAAGLFAASTLPWGALAAKELMSSSSKSYPTQKIANLSDIKPGDAIEFNYPGEHDSALFVYVKEKEYKAYQNACTHLRCPVFWDRDEKELLCPCHHGKFDIATGNPLAGPPRRPLPEIVIQEKDGAVYAVGVKSYEEQL, encoded by the coding sequence ATGGAGAACGAGAAAACCCGCCCAATTCCGTTGAAGGATGACAATTACACGCATAACATCAATCGTTCCAATGAGCGTAGTCTGGATCGACGGAGTTTTATGAAAACAATGGTAGGAGCAGCCGGTCTTTTCGCGGCATCAACTCTGCCATGGGGGGCATTAGCTGCCAAGGAGCTGATGAGTTCATCCAGCAAGTCGTATCCCACACAAAAAATCGCGAATCTCAGCGATATAAAACCTGGAGATGCGATTGAGTTTAACTATCCAGGAGAGCATGACAGCGCGTTGTTCGTATATGTGAAGGAAAAAGAATACAAGGCGTATCAAAATGCATGTACCCACCTGCGTTGTCCGGTATTTTGGGACCGAGATGAGAAAGAGCTGCTATGTCCTTGCCATCATGGAAAATTTGATATTGCTACAGGTAATCCGCTCGCTGGTCCGCCGAGAAGACCACTGCCGGAAATAGTTATTCAAGAGAAAGATGGAGCCGTATACGCTGTAGGGGTGAAAAGTTATGAAGAGCAGCTATAG
- a CDS encoding DUF4183 domain-containing protein codes for MPIVKPYLASLRFTSTMGAGTGTGATFAIAATAFTNDAGTAATAFPGTFAFYNLYINGVIQAGNTSTITTTAITIPDGDAENGGTPIVVEFVVN; via the coding sequence ATGCCGATTGTTAAACCGTATCTAGCCTCATTGAGATTTACGTCCACCATGGGCGCTGGAACTGGTACTGGTGCTACGTTTGCCATTGCGGCAACAGCCTTTACCAATGACGCGGGTACTGCTGCGACAGCATTTCCTGGGACGTTTGCTTTTTACAATCTCTACATCAATGGGGTGATTCAGGCAGGTAATACTTCCACAATCACAACGACGGCGATTACAATTCCAGATGGAGATGCCGAAAACGGTGGTACACCCATAGTTGTAGAATTTGTCGTTAACTAA
- a CDS encoding Crp/Fnr family transcriptional regulator, producing MTGNGTTFVEQISSDFVKSLETFSVRKSFVPGAVLFLDGERADQLFLISSGQIKLTKNTNDGKELTLQVFGAGELVGVSGLFEQELTYTSTGTMLMEGEVWIIPRQGLEKMLIKNGQFCVDFLRWMGLMNRRMQSKFRDLLLNGKIGALYSTLIRMSNTYGKPHPDGILIDLSLTNRDLAQFIGLTRESVNRMLSDLKKQDSIDLLPHGHILIKDLAYLKEAIYCDDCPPDICQM from the coding sequence ATGACCGGAAATGGCACAACGTTTGTGGAGCAGATTTCTTCCGATTTTGTGAAGAGCCTTGAAACGTTTTCTGTTAGGAAAAGCTTTGTTCCCGGAGCCGTTCTGTTTTTGGATGGTGAAAGAGCCGACCAGCTATTCTTAATTTCGTCGGGCCAAATCAAGCTCACAAAAAACACGAACGATGGAAAAGAACTGACCCTGCAAGTATTTGGTGCAGGAGAGCTTGTCGGAGTCTCTGGGCTCTTCGAACAGGAATTGACGTACACCTCCACAGGCACCATGTTGATGGAGGGTGAGGTATGGATCATCCCGCGACAAGGGTTGGAAAAAATGCTCATCAAAAACGGTCAATTTTGCGTAGACTTTCTGCGTTGGATGGGATTGATGAACAGGCGGATGCAGTCCAAATTTCGTGATTTGCTACTCAATGGCAAAATCGGCGCCTTGTATTCAACGCTAATCCGCATGAGTAACACGTACGGCAAGCCACACCCCGACGGAATCCTCATCGACCTTTCCCTTACCAATCGTGATTTGGCGCAATTCATTGGCCTGACACGAGAAAGTGTCAACCGGATGCTTTCCGATCTGAAAAAACAGGACTCCATCGATCTGCTTCCCCACGGGCATATCTTGATTAAGGACCTTGCCTATTTAAAAGAAGCGATTTATTGTGATGACTGTCCTCCTGATATTTGCCAAATGTGA
- a CDS encoding molybdopterin oxidoreductase family protein: MPKDKFLKVVENKIHPDEKLVSTHCCYCGMQCGMNLRVDTTTNKIIGVEPRYDFPVNLGKMCPKGVTAYQQVNHPDRIQRPLIRTDASLKGTAEGFREASWEEALDLIVSKFKELQQNYGKDTLSVYSGVSMTNEKCYLTGKFARVALQTRYIDYNGRFCMSSAAAGLNRSLGIDRGSTVPWTDIHQTDCLFLAGSNAAECHPTSMFRIWEVQNRGGYLIVADPRETPLARRADIHLDLRPGTDLALANGIVHLLIKNGHIDEDFIRNHTNGFEETKEVVATFTPEYVSEITGVSVEKIVRAADIFGRAPDAIVMFCRGVEQQSKGTDNVSAYTNMSLVTGKIGRPKSGVATLTGQGNGQGGREHGQKADQLPGYRKLDNPEHVREIACAWGIPAEEMPQKGVSAYEMFQLMKDKTIRSLYLLCSNPVVSAPNLNHVRESLKSLDFMVCCDFYLSESAEYADVVLPVTTWAEDDGTTTNLEGRIIRHRQAQEWFAESKPDWWIQIEIAKRMGRGQFFTHLKSPQDIFNEIRQVSKGGVADYYGVTYEKIDQNNGVFWPCREEGDEGQPHLFLDKKFYHPDGKAKICALPYRPPAEEPDEEYPLRLTTGRVVFHYLSGNQTRRIPFLKDMYPDPLLEVHPKTATRYGIEHDELVTLKTRRGEAQYRVKVIEAIREDTVFVPYHWGKAESINLLTNPALDPYSKMPEFKACAAKIIKHKHGGVRHG; encoded by the coding sequence ATGCCAAAGGATAAATTTTTAAAAGTAGTGGAAAACAAGATTCATCCTGACGAGAAATTGGTCAGCACGCACTGCTGCTACTGCGGCATGCAATGCGGGATGAACCTGCGTGTAGATACAACGACGAACAAGATTATCGGAGTGGAGCCACGGTACGATTTCCCTGTCAATCTGGGGAAGATGTGCCCAAAAGGGGTGACGGCTTATCAGCAGGTGAATCATCCGGATCGGATACAGCGGCCGTTGATTCGAACAGATGCATCGCTAAAAGGTACGGCAGAAGGATTTCGGGAAGCGTCATGGGAGGAAGCACTTGACTTGATCGTTTCCAAGTTCAAGGAATTGCAACAAAACTATGGCAAGGATACCTTATCTGTTTACTCTGGCGTTTCCATGACGAACGAAAAATGTTATCTCACGGGTAAGTTTGCGCGGGTCGCCTTGCAAACCCGCTATATCGACTACAATGGTCGCTTCTGCATGTCCTCCGCTGCGGCAGGATTGAATCGAAGCTTGGGGATTGACCGCGGTTCTACCGTTCCCTGGACGGATATTCATCAAACAGACTGCTTGTTTTTGGCCGGTTCAAACGCGGCTGAATGTCATCCAACCAGCATGTTTCGTATTTGGGAAGTGCAAAATCGAGGCGGTTATCTAATCGTAGCCGATCCAAGGGAAACACCTTTGGCACGACGAGCTGACATCCACCTGGATCTGCGGCCCGGTACAGATTTGGCGCTGGCAAACGGAATCGTTCACCTCCTGATCAAGAATGGGCATATAGATGAAGACTTTATTCGAAATCATACGAATGGTTTTGAAGAAACAAAAGAAGTGGTTGCTACCTTCACACCAGAGTATGTCAGCGAAATAACAGGGGTTTCGGTGGAGAAGATTGTGCGGGCTGCCGACATTTTCGGGAGGGCACCCGATGCGATTGTGATGTTTTGCCGTGGGGTGGAACAGCAGTCGAAAGGGACGGACAACGTATCGGCCTATACGAACATGTCGCTCGTCACAGGCAAGATTGGTCGTCCAAAATCAGGTGTTGCAACCCTTACTGGTCAAGGAAACGGTCAGGGGGGACGGGAACACGGGCAAAAAGCCGATCAATTGCCTGGCTACCGCAAGCTCGACAATCCTGAACATGTGCGTGAAATAGCATGTGCCTGGGGCATTCCCGCGGAAGAGATGCCGCAGAAAGGTGTTTCTGCCTATGAGATGTTCCAGCTGATGAAGGATAAAACGATCCGCAGCTTATACTTACTCTGCTCCAATCCGGTTGTAAGTGCGCCAAATCTAAACCATGTTAGGGAGTCCTTGAAAAGTCTAGATTTTATGGTTTGCTGCGACTTTTACTTGTCCGAATCAGCTGAATACGCCGATGTCGTGCTTCCCGTTACGACTTGGGCAGAGGACGATGGAACGACAACCAATCTCGAAGGTCGCATCATTCGTCATCGTCAGGCACAGGAATGGTTTGCCGAGTCCAAGCCTGACTGGTGGATTCAAATAGAAATCGCCAAAAGAATGGGGCGCGGACAATTCTTTACTCACTTGAAGTCTCCTCAGGATATTTTCAATGAAATACGTCAGGTCTCCAAAGGCGGGGTAGCTGACTACTACGGGGTCACCTACGAGAAAATTGATCAAAACAATGGTGTTTTCTGGCCGTGCCGCGAAGAGGGTGACGAGGGACAGCCCCATTTATTCCTGGATAAAAAATTTTATCACCCGGATGGCAAAGCCAAAATATGTGCACTGCCTTACCGCCCGCCAGCGGAGGAGCCAGATGAAGAATATCCTTTGCGGTTAACGACGGGACGAGTTGTGTTCCACTATTTGTCCGGGAACCAGACAAGACGAATCCCGTTTTTGAAGGACATGTATCCTGATCCTCTGCTAGAGGTTCACCCAAAAACAGCGACTCGGTATGGCATTGAACACGATGAGCTGGTCACTCTGAAAACAAGAAGAGGCGAGGCACAGTACCGCGTGAAAGTTATCGAGGCTATTCGAGAGGATACGGTGTTTGTCCCGTACCACTGGGGAAAAGCGGAGTCTATCAATCTGCTGACCAACCCTGCATTGGACCCTTACAGCAAAATGCCTGAGTTTAAAGCGTGCGCCGCGAAAATCATCAAGCACAAACATGGAGGAGTTCGCCATGGGTAA
- a CDS encoding DUF4183 domain-containing protein: MRRYVTQSYPVRRQSLQIVQPLGCPGIFPVKPSPTCPPCPPCPCTPGLIRTETYQYTAISDGVKNMYTNSDAVMTFSTSGILDPNEVSVVNLFINGMLQPPNLYVVQPGVLILSDIPVQGVPLILQFIKMIVS; this comes from the coding sequence ATGAGACGCTATGTCACACAGTCATACCCAGTGAGGAGACAGAGTCTGCAAATCGTCCAGCCATTAGGTTGTCCCGGAATTTTCCCAGTAAAACCCTCCCCAACGTGTCCGCCATGCCCCCCATGTCCATGTACTCCCGGTTTAATACGAACAGAAACTTATCAGTATACGGCAATTTCAGATGGAGTCAAAAACATGTATACCAACAGTGATGCTGTCATGACATTCAGTACTTCCGGTATTCTGGACCCGAATGAAGTTTCTGTTGTGAATCTTTTCATAAATGGAATGCTTCAGCCTCCCAATTTATATGTTGTCCAGCCGGGAGTTTTGATTCTGAGTGACATTCCTGTACAAGGTGTTCCTCTTATTCTTCAGTTCATCAAGATGATTGTCTCCTAA
- a CDS encoding YcdB/YcdC domain-containing protein, whose amino-acid sequence MKQSSTKGFWKRLSILVLSSLLVLGNIADESTLVQAAEQKSEKILSEQEAIEYAKKWVTIPEGYEYRYGEYIEPFDDFTPYAGWNLSWYHSDQSSIMYKIHPVSGNLLSYQYSDKDSEAPSPATTNSKQIALEGVLQFLTKVIPSEERANLIEPDEVDYKSDGTYYFKFQRVENGIPFKDNYIAVTTRGDGKVLRFFRLWYEGELPDASQIISEKEARELLEQKTEPTLYYKSFSSGDHGEKYMLVYDYLPTDPQMVDAISGVMIDGDGAVAKPKKPIKILKEMPAASAPKAASHKDVAITREQAEASAIHFLQTKLRHQLADIYMLDPQPYDGGPRGKETNWRDYKVHFGWLKNGILIKNARFEIAVNSSSGSSIIGDKQLTSPVILDNNMQRVDLAFAKKTEQAVKKSLELYYLLPDIDFNEVEEPKPRLVYRLSGDKGVVDAHTGKWISSLIGKE is encoded by the coding sequence ATGAAGCAAAGTAGTACAAAAGGATTTTGGAAACGATTGTCGATTCTCGTTCTTTCATCTTTACTTGTACTAGGCAATATTGCAGATGAGAGTACACTGGTACAGGCAGCTGAGCAAAAATCAGAAAAGATTCTTTCAGAACAAGAGGCTATTGAATACGCCAAGAAATGGGTGACTATTCCCGAAGGTTATGAGTATCGTTATGGAGAATACATCGAACCGTTTGATGACTTTACACCCTATGCGGGATGGAACCTTAGTTGGTATCATTCAGATCAATCAAGTATCATGTATAAAATTCATCCTGTCTCAGGGAACCTGTTAAGCTATCAATATAGTGACAAAGACAGTGAAGCCCCTAGCCCTGCTACAACGAATAGCAAGCAAATTGCTCTTGAGGGAGTATTGCAGTTTCTCACAAAAGTCATTCCTTCTGAGGAACGAGCGAATTTAATAGAGCCAGATGAAGTCGATTACAAGAGCGACGGTACCTACTATTTTAAATTTCAGAGAGTAGAAAATGGTATTCCTTTTAAGGACAATTATATCGCTGTAACCACGCGAGGAGACGGAAAGGTTCTGCGATTCTTTCGATTATGGTATGAAGGGGAGTTGCCTGACGCAAGCCAAATCATATCGGAAAAGGAAGCGCGCGAGCTGTTGGAACAAAAAACGGAGCCAACCTTGTATTATAAGAGTTTTTCCAGTGGAGATCATGGGGAGAAATACATGTTGGTCTACGATTACCTACCAACCGATCCGCAAATGGTAGATGCGATCTCAGGGGTGATGATCGATGGCGATGGGGCGGTGGCGAAACCAAAGAAACCGATCAAGATTTTGAAGGAAATGCCCGCTGCTTCAGCTCCAAAGGCGGCGAGTCATAAAGACGTAGCAATTACCCGTGAGCAGGCGGAGGCAAGCGCAATCCATTTCCTGCAAACGAAGCTCCGTCATCAGTTGGCAGATATTTATATGCTTGATCCACAGCCGTATGATGGAGGTCCGAGGGGGAAGGAGACGAATTGGCGGGACTATAAAGTGCATTTTGGATGGTTGAAAAATGGTATTCTGATTAAGAACGCAAGATTTGAAATAGCTGTCAACTCGTCCTCAGGCAGCAGTATTATAGGGGATAAGCAGCTTACCTCGCCCGTTATTCTCGACAATAACATGCAGAGAGTAGACCTGGCCTTTGCGAAAAAAACGGAGCAAGCCGTAAAAAAATCGCTCGAACTCTACTACTTGCTACCGGATATAGACTTTAACGAGGTAGAGGAACCAAAACCGCGGCTTGTTTACCGCCTCAGCGGAGACAAAGGAGTTGTCGACGCACACACAGGAAAATGGATCAGTTCTTTAATAGGTAAAGAATGA